From Chlorocebus sabaeus isolate Y175 chromosome 15, mChlSab1.0.hap1, whole genome shotgun sequence, the proteins below share one genomic window:
- the LOC119625655 gene encoding uncharacterized protein: MDIQLHLFYGYTECICPCGYPRPARPDAPVPSSRKRPGSGITEVTSFRCQRPTRQSQGQLLGQEKRVLKAIEGIANPSWGRGGAESPLRALLTSLEPRGLRAASRGTRCPQSGGWGRAPARRTAPSPDSAPPLPQSKRWRTRKLPRTGTDFRANRAAALAFSGGSDAIRSCGRRAEMSKVESLKIVVSSLSLKCLNTTMEGDKDSLLGQTLVRLRNFLVGLSVYFLGKSS; encoded by the exons ATGGACATTCAATTGCACTTGTTTTATGGATACACAGAGTGCATCTGTCCCTGCGGATACCCACGGCCTGCGAG GCCAGATGCTCCAGTTCCCAGCTCCAGAAAAAGGCCTGGCTCTGGGATCACGGAAGTCACGTCCTTTAGGTGTCAAAGGCCCACCCGCCAGTCCCAGGGCCAGTTACTAGGACAGGAAAAGAGGGTCCTGAAGGCCATAGAAGGCATCGCGAACCCCAGTTGGGGCCGGGGAGGAGCTGAGTCCCCACTCCGCGCCTTACTTACCTCGTTGGAGCCTCGGGGTCTCCGGGCGGCGAGTCGGGGGACGCGCTGCCCGCAGAGCGGTGGCTGGGGTCGGGCGCCAGCCCGGCGCACAGCCCCCTCCCCCGACTCGGCGCCGCCCCTACCCCAAAGCAAACGCTGGAGAACCCGGAAATTGCCCAGAACGGGAACCGACTTTCGCGCCAACCGCGCGGCTGCGCTCGCCTTTTCCGGTGGAAGTGACGCCATCCGCAGCTGCGGCAGGAGAGCGGAAATGTCAAAAGTGGAG agCCTAAAGATAGTAGTGAGCAGCTTGAGTCTTAAGTGTTTGAATACAACAATGGAAGGTGACAAGGATTCTTTGCTTGGCCAAACTTTAGTCAGACTCCGCAACTTTCTCGTAGGTTTATCTGTGTATTTCCTTGGAAAATCCAGTTAG